In the Micromonospora narathiwatensis genome, one interval contains:
- a CDS encoding immune inhibitor A domain-containing protein, with the protein MHTFPKSGSRRRLLVALPAIALAATSLTVTGSAAAQTSGPAPATIGADEYYINYAEPEVQPDTTGKEVKGKDGIYTSPGDAARAYDRKFAGGNPATARELAKIEAKAIKTGQSPRKIKQAKSTQTAKLLTLLVEFNDEANDDFTNVMVPKTVFDDRTCVPGTVQNGPTHNNITNPASLPHKDNNSMWVPDFSPEHYNKMLYTKQGITERVRKDLTGPDGKPGVSLAGRTMHNMYLEMSKGAYTVDGQASPWIKLPHSEAWYAANRCTRDENGNWVPGREQSMNGHPDNPLGAARLATDAIDALAKMNPNFPWADYDIEDQSDRDGDGNYNEPDGVIDHLVLVHAGKGKSSGGGAQGVYAVWAHSSAVAGGYTIPGTNLKVSNYIVQPEDAGVGVFSHEFGHDLGLPDLYDTSGNADSDVDFWDLMASGSHSGEIFQALPSHMGIWDKWVLGWADPLTFKPGDNGHAVQLGQTSRTPVGTEDGIKIDLPNKVVTLAQPHSGANMWYSGADQNWADVKLSRTVNVPAAADAKFWMWNNYIIEEDWDFGFVEVSTDGGATWAEQKVYDESGKLVSTNDSYPDPNGRMADYGGKKYGLAGDTHGWRHDYIDLSAHAGKTVQVRLRYDTDAAFLERGWFADDFSVTGGGATTWSDDVEGGANGWTQSGGTWTDTTGAGWHNDPGTQVKAQYYLAEWRNFDGFDAGLKYTYDTTYSHEAWKVEKVAYNAPGMLVWYRDTMLGNVNHVTAQMTSLPSYGAKGGLLIVDSHFDPLRRTGAAASKDTSTLKNLPSRPQSSNAAFSLNPTYPFRECLEAAGEPYSEYCTSFGAQAPVATFTDAKGWYPGIEIRNGTAYARDNDASVVVPSKENAKYTTRVVNPDGTPATEFYGATLSGGAIVLGTGNPGDAGVAYGVSITIKRAAKDNSYATVFVTPAKR; encoded by the coding sequence ATGCACACATTTCCCAAATCCGGGTCACGCCGGCGCCTACTCGTCGCGCTGCCCGCCATCGCCCTCGCGGCCACGTCACTGACCGTGACGGGCAGCGCGGCCGCCCAGACCTCTGGTCCGGCACCGGCCACGATCGGCGCGGACGAGTACTACATCAACTACGCCGAGCCCGAGGTGCAACCGGACACCACAGGCAAGGAGGTCAAGGGCAAGGACGGCATCTACACCTCGCCCGGCGACGCGGCCCGGGCCTACGACCGCAAGTTCGCCGGCGGCAACCCGGCGACCGCGCGGGAGCTGGCGAAGATCGAGGCCAAGGCGATCAAGACCGGCCAGAGCCCGCGTAAGATCAAGCAGGCCAAGAGCACCCAGACGGCCAAGCTGCTCACGCTGCTGGTGGAGTTCAACGACGAGGCCAATGACGACTTCACCAACGTCATGGTCCCCAAGACGGTCTTCGACGACCGGACCTGCGTCCCCGGCACCGTCCAGAACGGCCCGACGCACAACAACATCACCAACCCGGCCTCGCTGCCCCACAAGGACAACAACTCGATGTGGGTGCCGGACTTCTCGCCCGAGCACTACAACAAGATGCTCTACACCAAGCAGGGCATCACCGAGCGTGTCCGGAAGGACCTGACCGGGCCGGACGGCAAGCCGGGCGTCAGCCTGGCCGGCCGGACCATGCACAACATGTACCTGGAGATGTCCAAGGGCGCGTACACGGTCGACGGGCAGGCCAGCCCGTGGATCAAGCTGCCGCACTCGGAGGCCTGGTACGCCGCCAACCGTTGCACCCGCGACGAGAACGGCAACTGGGTTCCCGGGCGTGAGCAGTCGATGAACGGCCACCCGGACAACCCGCTGGGTGCCGCGCGCCTCGCCACTGACGCGATCGACGCGCTGGCCAAGATGAACCCGAACTTCCCCTGGGCCGACTACGACATCGAGGACCAGAGCGACCGGGACGGGGACGGCAACTACAACGAGCCGGACGGCGTCATCGACCACCTGGTGCTGGTGCACGCCGGCAAGGGCAAGTCCAGCGGCGGCGGCGCCCAGGGCGTCTACGCGGTCTGGGCGCACTCCTCGGCGGTGGCCGGTGGCTACACCATTCCGGGCACCAACCTGAAGGTGTCGAACTACATCGTGCAGCCGGAGGACGCCGGCGTCGGCGTGTTCTCCCACGAGTTCGGGCACGACCTCGGCCTGCCGGACCTCTACGACACCTCGGGCAACGCCGACTCGGACGTCGACTTCTGGGACCTGATGGCCTCTGGCTCGCACTCCGGCGAGATCTTCCAGGCCCTGCCCAGCCACATGGGCATCTGGGACAAGTGGGTGCTCGGCTGGGCCGATCCGCTCACCTTCAAGCCGGGTGACAACGGGCACGCGGTGCAGCTCGGCCAGACCTCACGTACGCCGGTCGGCACCGAGGACGGCATCAAGATCGACTTGCCGAACAAGGTGGTCACCCTGGCCCAGCCGCACAGCGGGGCCAACATGTGGTACAGCGGCGCCGACCAGAACTGGGCCGACGTCAAGCTCAGCCGCACGGTGAACGTCCCGGCGGCGGCCGACGCCAAGTTCTGGATGTGGAACAACTACATCATCGAAGAGGACTGGGACTTCGGCTTCGTCGAGGTCTCCACCGACGGCGGCGCCACCTGGGCCGAGCAGAAGGTGTACGACGAGTCCGGCAAGCTGGTCTCCACCAACGACAGCTACCCCGACCCGAACGGGCGGATGGCCGACTACGGAGGCAAGAAGTACGGCCTGGCCGGCGACACGCACGGCTGGCGCCACGACTACATCGACCTGTCGGCGCACGCCGGCAAGACGGTGCAGGTGCGGCTGCGCTACGACACGGACGCGGCGTTCCTGGAGCGCGGCTGGTTCGCCGACGACTTCTCGGTCACCGGCGGCGGGGCCACCACCTGGAGCGACGACGTCGAGGGCGGCGCGAACGGCTGGACCCAGAGCGGTGGCACCTGGACCGACACCACCGGCGCGGGTTGGCACAACGACCCGGGCACCCAGGTCAAGGCCCAGTACTACCTGGCCGAGTGGCGTAACTTCGACGGCTTCGACGCCGGCCTGAAGTACACCTACGACACGACCTACTCGCACGAGGCGTGGAAGGTCGAGAAGGTCGCGTACAACGCCCCGGGCATGCTGGTCTGGTACCGGGACACCATGCTGGGCAACGTCAACCACGTCACCGCCCAGATGACCTCGCTGCCGAGCTACGGCGCCAAGGGCGGCCTGCTCATCGTCGACTCGCACTTCGACCCGCTGCGCCGTACGGGCGCGGCGGCCAGCAAGGACACGTCGACGCTGAAGAACCTGCCCAGCCGTCCGCAGTCGTCCAACGCGGCCTTCTCGCTGAACCCGACGTACCCGTTCCGGGAGTGCCTGGAGGCGGCGGGCGAGCCGTACAGCGAGTACTGCACCAGCTTCGGTGCCCAGGCTCCGGTGGCGACCTTCACCGACGCCAAGGGCTGGTACCCGGGCATCGAGATCCGCAACGGTACGGCGTACGCCCGGGACAACGACGCCTCCGTGGTGGTCCCGTCGAAGGAGAACGCGAAGTACACCACCCGCGTGGTGAACCCCGACGGCACCCCGGCGACGGAGTTCTACGGGGCGACCCTGAGCGGTGGGGCCATCGTGCTCGGCACCGGCAACCCGGGTGACGCGGGCGTCGCGTACGGCGTCTCGATCACCATCAAGCGGGCCGCCAAGGACAACTCCTACGCCACGGTCTTCGTGACCCCGGCAAAGCGGTGA
- the acs gene encoding acetate--CoA ligase — protein sequence MSEALANLLNETRQFPPPAELAANANVKADAYAEAERDRLGFWERQADRLTWAKRWDQVLDWSNAPFAKWFVGGQLNVAYNCLDRHVAGGRGDKVAIHWEGEPGDTRTLTYADLHKLTCQAANALTDLGVVAGDRVAIYLPMIPEAAVAMLACARIGATHSVVFGGFSADALTNRIQDATAKVVITSDGGFRRGKPSALKPTVDEAVANCPSVEHVLVVRRTGEEVAWSAKDHWWHEKVETASPEHTAQPFDAEHPLFILYTSGTTARPKGILHTTGGYLTQASYTAHAVFDLKPETDVYWCTADIGWVTGHSYIVYGPLSNGATQVMYEGTPDTPHKGRFWEIVDKYKVTILYTAPTLIRTMMKWGEDIPAGYDLSSLRLLGSVGEPINPEAWIWYRQHVGRGELPVVDTWWQTETGAIMISPLPGVTEAKPGSAMTALPGIVADVVDDQGQSVPNGGGGYLVLKEPWPSMLRTIWGDDNRFIETYWSRFGAGANAGGEWVYFAGDGAKKDDDGHIWLLGRVDDVMLVSGHNISTTEVESALVSHPSVAEAAVVGATDPTTGQAIVAFAIPRGNTDTSGAAGEQLIADLRNHVAKTLGPIAKPRQIMLVPELPKTRSGKIMRRLLRDVAEHRSLGDVTTLQDSSVMELISAGMGGGKSDED from the coding sequence ATGAGCGAGGCATTGGCCAACTTGCTGAACGAGACGCGCCAGTTCCCGCCGCCGGCCGAACTCGCCGCGAACGCCAACGTCAAGGCCGACGCGTACGCCGAGGCGGAGCGTGACCGGCTCGGCTTCTGGGAGCGCCAGGCCGACCGGCTGACCTGGGCCAAGAGGTGGGACCAGGTGCTCGACTGGTCGAACGCGCCGTTCGCGAAGTGGTTCGTGGGCGGGCAGCTCAACGTGGCGTACAACTGTCTGGACCGGCACGTGGCGGGCGGCCGGGGCGACAAGGTGGCGATCCACTGGGAGGGCGAGCCGGGCGACACCCGCACCCTCACCTACGCCGACCTGCACAAGCTCACCTGCCAGGCGGCAAACGCGCTGACCGACCTGGGCGTGGTCGCGGGTGACCGGGTGGCGATCTACCTGCCGATGATCCCCGAGGCGGCGGTGGCGATGCTGGCCTGCGCCCGGATCGGCGCCACGCACAGCGTGGTCTTCGGCGGCTTCTCCGCCGACGCGCTGACCAACCGGATCCAGGACGCCACGGCCAAGGTGGTGATCACCTCGGACGGCGGCTTCCGCCGGGGCAAGCCGTCGGCGCTCAAGCCGACCGTCGACGAGGCGGTGGCGAACTGCCCGTCGGTGGAGCACGTACTGGTGGTCCGCCGGACCGGCGAGGAGGTCGCCTGGTCGGCGAAGGACCACTGGTGGCACGAGAAGGTGGAGACCGCCTCCCCGGAGCACACCGCGCAGCCGTTCGACGCCGAGCACCCGCTGTTCATCCTCTACACCAGCGGCACCACCGCCCGCCCGAAGGGCATCCTGCACACCACCGGTGGCTACCTGACCCAGGCGTCGTACACCGCGCACGCCGTCTTCGACCTCAAGCCGGAGACCGACGTCTACTGGTGCACCGCCGACATCGGCTGGGTCACCGGCCACTCGTACATCGTCTACGGCCCGCTCTCCAACGGCGCCACCCAGGTGATGTACGAGGGCACCCCGGACACCCCGCACAAGGGCCGGTTCTGGGAGATCGTCGACAAGTACAAGGTGACCATCCTGTACACCGCGCCGACCCTGATCCGCACCATGATGAAGTGGGGTGAGGACATCCCGGCCGGGTACGACCTCTCGTCGCTGCGGCTGCTCGGCAGCGTCGGCGAGCCGATCAACCCGGAGGCGTGGATCTGGTACCGCCAGCACGTCGGCCGGGGTGAGCTGCCGGTGGTGGACACCTGGTGGCAGACCGAGACCGGCGCGATCATGATCTCGCCGCTGCCGGGCGTCACCGAGGCCAAGCCGGGCTCGGCGATGACCGCGCTGCCCGGCATCGTCGCCGACGTGGTGGACGACCAGGGCCAGTCGGTGCCGAACGGCGGTGGCGGCTACCTGGTGCTCAAGGAGCCGTGGCCGTCGATGCTGCGCACCATCTGGGGCGACGACAACCGGTTCATCGAGACCTACTGGTCGCGGTTCGGCGCCGGGGCCAACGCCGGTGGCGAGTGGGTCTACTTCGCCGGTGACGGCGCGAAGAAGGACGACGACGGGCACATCTGGCTGCTCGGCCGGGTCGACGACGTGATGCTGGTGTCCGGGCACAACATCTCCACCACCGAGGTGGAGTCCGCGCTGGTCAGCCACCCGTCGGTGGCCGAGGCGGCGGTGGTCGGCGCGACCGACCCGACCACCGGCCAGGCGATCGTGGCCTTCGCCATTCCGCGCGGCAACACGGACACCTCCGGCGCGGCCGGCGAGCAGCTCATCGCCGATCTGCGCAACCACGTGGCGAAGACGCTCGGCCCGATCGCCAAGCCGCGGCAGATCATGCTGGTCCCCGAGCTGCCGAAGACCCGCTCCGGCAAGATCATGCGCCGGCTGCTGCGGGACGTCGCGGAGCACCGCTCGCTCGGCGACGTCACCACCCTGCAGGACTCCTCGGTGATGGAGCTGATCTCCGCCGGCATGGGCGGCGGCAAGTCCGACGAGGACTGA
- a CDS encoding Fic family protein, translating into MTTDPLAPLLALADIASAVERARDRVDLAHRHRALRRHGGQVAAEVGLRSAVASAALEGRGYEREEVRAGTVTDPVLQGALRAAGALSGLSELWPKAPRQVLARLHVLAARDVVPEAELGRPVADPVVAARLDGLAGLVAGGTKVPPLVLAAVVHGELLNLRPFAGPSGVVARAAARLVLISTGFDPRGLVAVDVGHREREPEYVGAAGAFATGTPDGLRSWLRHYMAAVEVGADQIALIGDEVLAAS; encoded by the coding sequence GTGACCACCGACCCGCTGGCCCCGCTGCTCGCGCTCGCCGACATCGCGTCCGCCGTCGAGCGGGCCCGCGACCGGGTCGACCTGGCCCACCGGCATCGCGCGCTGCGCCGCCACGGCGGTCAGGTCGCCGCCGAGGTCGGCCTGCGCAGCGCCGTGGCCAGCGCCGCGCTGGAGGGCCGGGGGTACGAGCGGGAGGAGGTACGCGCCGGCACGGTCACCGACCCGGTGCTCCAGGGGGCGCTGCGGGCGGCCGGGGCGCTGTCCGGGCTGAGTGAACTCTGGCCGAAGGCCCCCCGCCAGGTCCTCGCCCGGCTGCACGTCCTCGCGGCCCGGGATGTCGTCCCCGAGGCGGAACTGGGTCGGCCGGTGGCCGACCCGGTGGTCGCGGCGCGTCTCGACGGGCTGGCCGGGCTGGTCGCCGGTGGCACGAAGGTGCCGCCGCTGGTGCTGGCCGCGGTGGTGCACGGTGAGCTGCTGAACCTGCGGCCGTTCGCGGGCCCGTCGGGGGTGGTGGCCCGGGCAGCCGCCCGGTTGGTGCTGATCTCGACCGGTTTCGATCCGCGTGGCCTGGTCGCCGTCGACGTCGGCCACCGGGAGCGCGAGCCCGAGTACGTCGGTGCGGCCGGCGCCTTCGCGACCGGTACGCCGGACGGACTGCGTTCCTGGTTGCGCCACTACATGGCCGCCGTCGAGGTCGGTGCGGACCAGATCGCGCTCATCGGCGACGAGGTCCTCGCGGCCTCCTGA
- a CDS encoding HAD family hydrolase — protein sequence MGRGAAFFDLDKTVIAKSSALAFGRPFYRDGLITRRDVVKSAYAQLMFRLGGTDEQTMARTRDYLATLCKGWQVDQVRQIVAETLHELINPYVYAEAAALIEEHQAAGRDVVLVSASGDEMVRPIGELLGVTDVIATRMAVEDGRYSGEVEFYAAGPSKVDAVGELAAERGYDLADSYAYSDSYSDRPLLECVGHPTAVNPDRALRKLAVENSWPVLEFRHPVPLGRRLRERPAVPVAAAALGVGVGVAIGIAWYGRHRRTRTAAPSA from the coding sequence GTGGGCCGAGGTGCCGCTTTTTTCGATCTCGACAAGACCGTCATCGCCAAGTCGAGCGCTCTGGCGTTCGGTCGGCCGTTCTACCGGGACGGGCTGATCACTCGGCGTGACGTGGTCAAGTCGGCGTACGCGCAGCTGATGTTCCGGCTCGGCGGCACCGACGAGCAGACCATGGCCCGGACCCGGGACTACCTCGCCACGCTCTGCAAGGGCTGGCAGGTGGATCAGGTTCGCCAGATCGTCGCCGAGACGCTGCACGAGCTGATCAACCCCTACGTGTACGCCGAGGCCGCCGCCCTGATCGAGGAGCACCAGGCGGCCGGCCGGGACGTGGTGCTGGTCTCCGCCTCCGGTGACGAGATGGTCCGGCCGATCGGCGAGCTGCTCGGGGTGACCGACGTGATCGCCACTCGGATGGCGGTCGAGGACGGCCGTTACAGCGGTGAGGTCGAGTTCTACGCGGCCGGCCCGAGCAAGGTCGACGCCGTCGGCGAGCTGGCCGCCGAACGCGGCTACGACCTGGCCGACTCGTATGCCTACTCCGACTCGTACAGTGATCGGCCCCTGCTGGAGTGCGTGGGCCACCCGACCGCGGTCAACCCGGACCGGGCGCTGCGCAAGTTGGCCGTGGAGAACTCGTGGCCGGTGCTGGAGTTCCGGCACCCGGTCCCGCTCGGCCGCCGGCTGCGCGAGCGGCCCGCCGTGCCGGTCGCCGCCGCGGCCCTCGGCGTCGGCGTCGGCGTCGCCATCGGGATCGCCTGGTACGGCCGGCACCGTCGCACCCGCACCGCCGCGCCCTCCGCCTGA
- the ssd gene encoding septum site-determining protein Ssd translates to MPPRTPLPPHHRLPLLVTADGELLDELLRLAAAGGTEVELAADPAAARARWAPAPLVLVGADQAQACLRARLPRRPRTVLVGRSGHLDPGTQVAELIGAEHVATLPAAEPWLVDRFAECAGDISGTGTARVVAVLGGRGGAGASVLAGGLAVTAARARLRTLLVDADPLGGGLDLVLGWEQLEGLRWPGLTDTDGRVDPPSLVRALPSRGDLVVLSWDRGDLLHLPGEAMAATVDAARRGRDVVVLDLPRYLDDAAVVALQAADRALVVVPAELRATAAAARVVAVAAPHCADLAVIVRGPAPGRLKAGEVARALGLPLAGTLRPEPGICRGLERGEAPAAAGKGPLAALCQRILDELTGVPARGAA, encoded by the coding sequence ATGCCGCCCCGTACCCCCCTCCCGCCGCACCACCGCCTTCCCCTGCTCGTCACCGCCGACGGCGAGCTCCTCGACGAACTGTTGCGGCTCGCCGCAGCGGGCGGCACCGAGGTCGAGTTGGCCGCCGATCCGGCCGCCGCCCGGGCCCGCTGGGCGCCGGCCCCGCTGGTGCTCGTCGGTGCCGACCAGGCGCAGGCCTGCCTGCGGGCCCGGCTGCCGCGCCGGCCCCGGACGGTGCTGGTCGGCCGCTCCGGACACCTCGACCCGGGTACGCAGGTCGCCGAGCTGATCGGTGCCGAGCACGTCGCGACCCTGCCCGCCGCCGAGCCGTGGCTCGTCGACCGGTTCGCCGAATGCGCGGGTGACATCTCCGGCACCGGCACGGCGCGCGTCGTGGCGGTGCTCGGCGGGCGGGGCGGTGCCGGGGCCAGCGTGCTGGCCGGCGGGCTCGCCGTCACGGCGGCCCGGGCCCGGCTGCGTACCCTCCTCGTCGACGCCGACCCGCTCGGCGGCGGCCTCGACCTCGTGCTCGGCTGGGAGCAGCTGGAAGGGCTGCGCTGGCCGGGCCTGACCGACACCGACGGGCGGGTCGACCCACCGTCGCTCGTCCGCGCCCTGCCCAGCCGGGGCGACCTGGTGGTGCTCTCCTGGGATCGGGGTGACCTGCTGCACCTGCCGGGCGAGGCGATGGCCGCCACCGTCGACGCCGCCCGTCGGGGCCGGGACGTCGTGGTCCTCGACCTGCCCCGCTACCTGGACGACGCGGCCGTCGTCGCGTTGCAGGCCGCGGACCGGGCGCTGGTGGTCGTACCGGCCGAGTTGCGGGCCACCGCCGCCGCGGCCCGGGTGGTGGCGGTCGCCGCCCCGCACTGCGCCGACCTGGCGGTGATCGTGCGCGGGCCGGCCCCGGGTCGGCTCAAGGCCGGCGAGGTGGCCCGGGCGCTCGGGTTGCCACTGGCCGGCACGCTGCGTCCCGAGCCGGGGATCTGCCGGGGCCTGGAGCGGGGTGAGGCCCCGGCCGCGGCCGGGAAGGGGCCGCTCGCCGCGCTCTGCCAGCGGATCCTCGACGAGTTGACCGGGGTGCCGGCGAGGGGCGCGGCGTGA
- a CDS encoding TadA family conjugal transfer-associated ATPase: MTGPADSGELAVRVRQRFAEAATPVTPAAIVSAVRAEPGTVLGDTALLRIADRVRDDLVGAGPLAPLLADPQVTDVLVNGTRVWVDRGRGLHQVAVPLGTVDDVRRLAQRLTAAAGRRLDDASPYADARLPDGTRLHAVLPPVAIDGPYLSLRTFRQRPFTLDELVRRGTVPRPVAPLLAAVVAARLAYLVTGGTGSGKTTLLNTLLGLVPGTERIVLVEDASELRPVHPHVIGLQARTSNVEGAGAVGLSDLVRQALRMRPDRLVVGECRGAEVVDLLAALNTGHDGGAGTLHANAATDVPARLEALGLLGGLPRAALHAQVAAALQVLLQMRRTAEGRVLESVSLLLPEGPDRLVTVVPAWIRGRGLGIAARPLGALLRERDVTVPPILCTAWPGSAGPS; encoded by the coding sequence GTGACCGGCCCGGCCGACTCGGGGGAACTGGCCGTCCGGGTCCGGCAGCGCTTCGCGGAGGCGGCCACCCCGGTCACCCCCGCGGCCATCGTCTCCGCCGTACGGGCCGAGCCGGGCACCGTGCTCGGGGACACCGCTCTGCTGCGGATCGCCGACCGGGTGCGCGACGATCTCGTCGGGGCCGGGCCGCTGGCCCCGTTGTTGGCCGACCCGCAGGTCACCGACGTGCTGGTGAACGGCACCCGGGTGTGGGTCGACCGGGGGCGCGGGCTGCACCAGGTGGCGGTGCCGCTCGGCACGGTCGACGACGTACGCCGGCTGGCGCAGCGGCTCACCGCGGCGGCCGGGCGGCGGCTCGACGACGCCTCCCCGTACGCCGATGCCCGGCTGCCCGACGGCACCCGGCTGCACGCCGTGCTGCCGCCGGTGGCGATCGACGGGCCGTACCTGTCGCTGCGCACCTTCCGGCAGCGGCCGTTCACCCTCGACGAGCTGGTACGCCGGGGCACCGTGCCCCGGCCGGTGGCGCCGTTGCTGGCCGCCGTCGTGGCGGCCCGGCTGGCGTACCTGGTGACCGGAGGCACCGGTTCCGGCAAGACCACCCTGCTCAACACGCTGCTCGGGCTGGTGCCCGGGACCGAACGGATCGTGCTCGTCGAGGACGCGTCCGAGCTCCGTCCTGTGCACCCGCACGTGATCGGTCTCCAGGCGCGCACGTCCAACGTGGAGGGGGCCGGTGCTGTCGGGCTGAGCGACCTGGTCCGGCAGGCGCTGCGGATGCGGCCGGACCGGCTGGTGGTGGGCGAGTGCCGAGGCGCGGAGGTGGTCGACCTGCTCGCCGCGTTGAACACCGGCCATGACGGTGGCGCCGGGACGCTGCACGCCAACGCCGCGACGGACGTACCGGCCCGGCTGGAGGCGCTCGGGCTGCTCGGCGGTCTGCCCCGGGCCGCCCTGCACGCCCAGGTCGCCGCGGCGCTCCAGGTCCTGCTGCAGATGCGGCGCACCGCCGAGGGGCGGGTGTTGGAGTCGGTCAGCCTGCTGCTCCCCGAGGGACCGGACCGGCTCGTCACCGTGGTTCCCGCCTGGATACGCGGGCGCGGGCTCGGCATCGCCGCCCGGCCGTTGGGCGCACTGCTACGGGAGCGGGACGTGACCGTGCCGCCGATCCTCTGCACGGCCTGGCCGGGCTCGGCGGGTCCGTCGTGA
- a CDS encoding type II secretion system F family protein — translation MTWSIGGTAEPLGGTLTGGPSIHLRAAGADPGRAEPGPPGGPDAVGSADATAVDQVFRGTTGDQAHGLTDGQARGGPVAALFRVLGLPYAPRATGRVAIRGRLVERVAGVLASRRGLLPAVLLGGGTGAVLGGPVAAIVLAVYGVLAARAVRRRRERQLADRARRRELDQLCALAADLRAGLPVEGAVADGPHRIARLARAAVRLADRTGAPLAELLERVEADARAADRGLAAAAAQAAGARATAWLLAALPLGGIGLGYAIGVDPVAVLLHTTVGGGSALAAVALQFGGLLWAERLGATPGRPD, via the coding sequence GTGACCTGGTCGATCGGAGGCACCGCCGAACCGCTGGGCGGCACGCTCACCGGCGGCCCCAGCATCCACCTGCGGGCGGCTGGTGCCGACCCGGGACGCGCCGAACCCGGGCCGCCGGGCGGGCCGGATGCCGTCGGTTCGGCCGACGCGACAGCGGTCGACCAGGTTTTCCGCGGTACGACCGGCGACCAGGCCCACGGTCTCACCGATGGCCAGGCCCGGGGTGGTCCGGTCGCCGCGCTGTTCCGAGTTCTCGGCCTGCCGTACGCGCCGAGAGCGACCGGCCGCGTCGCGATACGAGGGCGGTTGGTGGAACGGGTGGCGGGGGTGCTGGCGTCCCGGCGCGGTCTGCTGCCGGCGGTCCTGCTGGGCGGCGGGACGGGAGCCGTACTGGGCGGGCCGGTGGCGGCGATCGTGCTGGCCGTCTACGGGGTGCTGGCGGCCCGGGCGGTCCGGCGTCGGCGCGAACGTCAGCTGGCCGACCGGGCGCGCCGACGCGAACTGGACCAGCTCTGCGCACTCGCTGCCGATCTCCGCGCCGGGCTGCCGGTCGAGGGCGCGGTCGCGGACGGTCCGCACCGGATCGCCCGGTTGGCCCGGGCCGCCGTGCGGCTGGCCGACCGGACCGGGGCACCGCTGGCCGAACTGCTCGAACGCGTGGAGGCGGATGCCCGGGCCGCCGATCGTGGCCTTGCCGCGGCTGCCGCCCAGGCCGCCGGGGCCCGCGCGACCGCGTGGCTGCTCGCCGCTCTGCCGCTCGGCGGCATCGGCCTCGGCTACGCCATCGGCGTGGATCCGGTTGCCGTGCTCCTGCACACGACCGTCGGCGGTGGCAGCGCGCTCGCGGCCGTCGCGTTGCAGTTCGGCGGCTTGCTCTGGGCCGAACGGCTGGGTGCGACGCCGGGGCGGCCCGACTGA